Proteins from one Panthera leo isolate Ple1 chromosome D1, P.leo_Ple1_pat1.1, whole genome shotgun sequence genomic window:
- the LOC122199536 gene encoding olfactory receptor 52M1-like, with amino-acid sequence MFISNNACLVPSSFWLTGIPGLESLHIWLSIPFSSMYLVAVVGNVTILAVIKMERSLHQPMYFFLCMLAVIDLVLSTSTMPKLLAIFWFGARNIDLDACLTQMFFIHCFATVESGIFLAMAFDRYVAICDPLHHTSVLTHAVVGRLGLAALLRGVLYIGPLPLMIRLRLPLYRTEIIAHSYCEHMAVVTMACGDTTVNNFYGMGIGFLVLILDSLAITASYVMIFKAVMGLGTPEARLKTLGTCSSHICAILVFYIPIAVSSLTHRFGHDVPPHIHILLANFYLLIPPILNPVVYAVRTKQIRERFLHILKAESQPK; translated from the coding sequence ATGTTCATATCTAACAATGCCTGCTTGGTGCCTAGTTCTTTCTGGCTTACTGGAATTCCAGGGCTGGAGTCCCTGCACATCTGGCTTTCTATCCCCTTCAGCTCTATGTACCTGGTGGCTGTGGTGGGGAATGTGACCATCCTGGCGGTGATAAAGATGGAACGCAGCCTGCACCaacccatgtacttcttcctatGCATGTTGGCTGTCATTGACTTGGTCCTGTCAACCTCTACCATGCCCAAACTGCTAGCTATCTTCTGGTTTGGTGCCCGCAACATTGACCTGGATGCCTGCTTGACTCAGATGTTCTTCATCCACTGCTTTGCCACTGTTGAGTCCGGCATCTTCCTTGCCATGGCTTTTGATCGCTATGTCGCTATTTGTGACCCATTACACCACACCTCAGTGCTCACTCATGCAGTGGTGGGTCGTTTGGGCCTGGCTGCCCTCCTCCGTGGAGTACTCTACATTGGACCCCTACCTTTGATGATTCGCCTGAGGCTGCCCCTTTACCGGACCGAAATCATTGCCCATTCCTATTGTGAGCACATGGCTGTAGTCACCATGGCATGTGGTGACACAACAGTCAACAACTTTTACGGAATGGGAATTGGCTTCCTGGTATTGATCTTGGATTCATTAGCCATCACTGCCTCCTATGTGATGATTTTCAAGGCTGTAATGGGATTGGGCACCCCTGAGGCTAGGCTTAAAACCCTAGGGACATGTAGTTCTCATATTTGTGCCATTCTTGTCTTCTATATCCCCATTGCTGTTTCTTCTCTCACTCACCGCTTTGGACATGATGTGCCTCCCCATATCCATATCCTTTTGGCCAACTTTTACCTCCTCATCCCACCCATCCTCAACCCAGTTGTCTATGCTGTCCGTACCAAACAGATACGAGAgagatttctccacatccttaagGCAGAGTCTCAACCCAAGTGA